From a single Patescibacteria group bacterium genomic region:
- the gatC gene encoding Asp-tRNA(Asn)/Glu-tRNA(Gln) amidotransferase subunit GatC — protein MIKEQAPKISTGQVEHIAKLARIELTEKEKGKFSNELSSILNYVDKLNKVDTKNIKPIQQITGLESITRNDEAEKRNSETRNKILEQAPDKKDNYFKVPKILE, from the coding sequence ATGATTAAGGAGCAGGCCCCGAAAATATCTACGGGGCAAGTGGAACATATTGCCAAATTGGCAAGGATTGAACTGACAGAAAAAGAAAAAGGGAAATTTTCAAATGAACTTTCCTCGATTTTGAATTATGTTGATAAATTAAATAAAGTTGATACAAAAAATATTAAGCCAATCCAGCAAATAACCGGATTGGAAAGCATAACCAGAAATGACGAAGCAGAAAAGAGAAATTCTGAAACGCGGAATAAAATTTTAGAACAAGCTCCGGACAAAAAAGATAATTATTTTAAAGTCCCAAAAATCTTGGAATGA
- the ligA gene encoding NAD-dependent DNA ligase LigA: MDKKEARERIEKLRKEIWKHNYKYHVLDQSDISDAAFDALKNELEGLEYKFPDLITTDSPTQRVSGKPLDKFQKFHHSVPMLSFNDAFSKQEMLDWQNRNEKIVKNYDKGGYYCELKIDGLAIELVYKNGILKTGATRGDGVVGENVTQNLRTIASIPLKLFGKFPKQLIVRGEVYLETKEFKRINKELEKKREKTYANPRNLAAGSIRQLDPKITASRRLDSFAYALITDLGQKKHEDEHKILRELGFKINLYNKFCKDLNEVEKLRIYWEKKRGKLDYEIDGIVVVASDNFAFKKLGAIGKAPRGAIAYKFSAKEATTIIKDVIWQIGRTGVLTPVAVLKPVQIGGATITHATLHNFDEIKRLEVKIGDTVIVGRAGDVIPDIVKPLKDMRIGKEKEIKVPHFCPACNSKVVKIGEEVAYKCSDKNCGAVLRERIYHFVSRKAFDIVGVGPKIVDRFLDEGLIKDAGDLFFLEEEDMKHLERFAEKSASNIIKSIQSRKEIKLERFLFGLGIPQVGEETAIDLARHYNELGKIKDSSLEELQRLQDIGPKVAESIYNWFKEKKSLEFLHKLKKAGIKIISPPRIDELRESRRARKLKGKMFVLTGELENMTREEAKEKIRALGGDISSSVSKNTDFVVIGFEPGSKFDKAKKLGVKIISEKEFAKLI; encoded by the coding sequence GAAGGGCTAGAATATAAATTTCCGGATTTAATTACCACGGATTCACCAACGCAGAGAGTAAGTGGCAAGCCATTGGATAAATTTCAGAAATTCCATCATTCGGTTCCCATGCTTTCTTTTAATGATGCTTTCAGCAAACAGGAAATGCTTGATTGGCAGAATAGAAACGAAAAAATAGTTAAAAATTACGATAAAGGCGGTTATTATTGCGAATTAAAAATCGATGGCCTGGCAATTGAACTGGTTTATAAAAACGGTATCTTAAAAACAGGCGCAACGCGCGGAGACGGGGTGGTTGGCGAGAATGTTACGCAGAATCTAAGAACAATAGCCAGTATTCCTTTAAAATTATTTGGAAAATTCCCAAAACAATTAATCGTGCGCGGAGAAGTTTATTTAGAGACCAAGGAATTTAAAAGAATCAACAAAGAACTGGAGAAAAAAAGGGAAAAAACTTATGCCAATCCAAGGAATCTGGCAGCTGGTTCAATTAGGCAACTGGATCCGAAAATTACTGCCAGCAGGCGTCTTGATTCTTTTGCTTATGCGCTGATAACCGATTTAGGGCAGAAAAAACACGAGGACGAACATAAAATTTTAAGAGAATTAGGATTTAAAATAAATTTATATAATAAATTCTGTAAAGATTTAAATGAAGTGGAAAAACTCAGAATTTATTGGGAAAAGAAAAGAGGCAAGCTCGATTATGAAATTGACGGAATTGTAGTGGTTGCCAGCGATAATTTTGCATTCAAAAAACTCGGAGCCATTGGCAAGGCGCCAAGAGGGGCAATTGCCTATAAATTTTCCGCTAAAGAAGCAACCACGATTATTAAAGATGTTATCTGGCAAATTGGGAGAACAGGAGTTTTGACGCCGGTTGCAGTATTAAAGCCAGTCCAGATCGGCGGAGCAACAATAACCCATGCCACGCTGCATAATTTTGACGAAATCAAAAGATTGGAAGTAAAAATTGGCGATACAGTAATTGTGGGCAGAGCCGGAGATGTAATTCCGGATATTGTAAAGCCGTTAAAGGACATGAGAATTGGCAAGGAAAAAGAGATTAAAGTTCCGCATTTCTGTCCGGCATGCAATTCGAAAGTTGTAAAAATCGGCGAAGAAGTGGCTTATAAATGTTCGGATAAAAATTGTGGAGCTGTTTTAAGAGAAAGAATTTATCATTTTGTTTCCAGAAAGGCCTTTGATATTGTGGGAGTCGGACCGAAAATTGTAGACAGATTTCTTGACGAAGGGCTAATTAAGGATGCAGGGGATTTATTTTTCTTGGAAGAGGAAGATATGAAGCATTTGGAGAGATTTGCCGAAAAGTCCGCTTCAAATATTATTAAATCAATCCAATCCAGAAAAGAAATAAAATTAGAAAGATTTTTGTTCGGCCTGGGAATTCCGCAGGTTGGGGAAGAAACAGCGATTGATTTGGCGAGGCATTACAACGAATTGGGAAAAATAAAAGATTCTTCTTTAGAAGAATTGCAAAGACTTCAGGATATTGGACCGAAAGTTGCCGAATCAATTTATAATTGGTTTAAAGAGAAAAAAAGCTTGGAATTTTTGCACAAACTGAAGAAAGCTGGTATAAAGATAATAAGCCCGCCTCGCATCGACGAGCTACGCGAGTCGAGACGGGCCCGAAAACTGAAAGGTAAAATGTTTGTTCTAACTGGAGAATTGGAAAATATGACGCGTGAGGAGGCCAAAGAAAAAATCCGTGCATTGGGCGGAGATATATCTAGTTCTGTTTCAAAAAACACTGACTTTGTGGTTATTGGTTTTGAACCAGGTTCAAAATTTGATAAAGCGAAAAAATTGGGCGTAAAAATAATCAGTGAAAAAGAATTCGCAAAATTAATATGA